The Tolypothrix sp. PCC 7712 region ACTAGATTTTGCCTTTACCTTACATACTACTTGGTTACCAAATATTGGTCGCCGCCAAGCACCTTATTATATTAATGTGCGCGAAGATTACCAGGAATTAGTACATCAAGTATCTCAAAAACATCCTGATATTCAGGATTTATTTGAACAAGAAGTGTACCCACATTTTGAATCTTGTGAAAACATTAATACATAATTTTCTGGGGATAAATTAGCATACATACAGCAGATTTGATGTTGATAAGGTACAGCAACTAATTGAAAAAGTAGTGAGTAATAAGTAGTGAGTAATAAGTAGTGAGTAATAAGTAGTGAGTAATAAGTAGTGAGTAATAAGTAAATTTCCTACTCATTACTCATTACTCATGATGTACTTCACTTAGTTCAAAAGTGCTGTATAAATCCTGTAGAGACGTTCTCTCAGAACGTCTCTAATTTAGTAAAGAGAATAGGAATTGTGCAACTTATGATTACTATACCGGGATATGAAATTTTTGAAAAAATTCATGAAAGTACGGAAACAGTTGTTTACCGAGGCAATAAACAACAGAAACAACAGCCAGTAATCATTAAGCTGCTCAACTCTGACTATCCTACATTAGAAGAAATTACTCATTTACGGCATGAATATAAAGTTCTCAAAGATATTACCAGCGAGCGAGTTGTTAAAGCTTATAATTTAGAAAATTACCATCATAGTTTGGCACTGATTTTAGAAGATTTTGGTGGTCAGTCTTTAAGCCAAGTTATCCTCTCTAGCCAATTAAACATTTGTGAGTGTTTGCAGATAGCGATCGCTCTGGCAGAAACATTAATTGATTTAGAGCAAGTCGCAATTATTCATAAAGATATTAAACCTAGCAATATCATTATCAATGTTGCAACTGGACAGGTAAAATTAACTGATTTCGGTTTGTCTTCACGGCTATTTTTAGAGAAACCAAGTATCAGTAACCCTAACTTATTAGAAGGTACTTTGGCTTATATGGCACCTGAACAAACCGGGAGGATGAATCGCTCAATTGACTATCGTAGCGATTTTTACTCTTTAGGAGTAACTTTATATGAAATGCTGACAGGGAAACTGCCATTTACAACCCAAGATCCCCTAGAGTTAGTTCACTGTCACATAGCCAAACAACCCATACCACCTCACGTCCACAAGCAGATTCCTCAAGCCGTTTCTGATATTGTCATGAAACTGTTAGCTAAAAACGCTGAAGAACGATATCAAAGTGCTGAGGGACTAAAATTCGATTTAGAAACTTGCCTACAACAGCTGCAAACTACAGGAGAGATTGAAAATTTGATTCTCGGTCAACGCGATCGCGGTAGTCAACTTTTAATCCCACAAAAGCTTTATGGTAGAGAACAAGAAGTTGCTATGCTGATGGATGCTTTCTCACGAGCTAGTCAGGGAGCAACAGAAATGATGCTAGTTTCCGGTTATTCAGGTATTGGTAAAACTTCCATTGTCAATGAAGTTCACAAACCTATTGTTGCCGCTAGAGGATATTTTATTACAGGTAAATTTGACCAGTTTAAACGGGATATTCCCTATGCTGCTTTAATTCAAGCTTTCCAAGAATTAATTCGTCAGTTATTAACAGAGAATGAGCAGCAGATTGCTATTTGGAAACACAAACTATTAGTAGCTTTAGGTTCTAACGGTAAAGTCCTCATTGATGTAATTCCAGAAGTAGAGTTAATTATTGGCTCACAACCTGATGTTCCCCAGCTAGGCGGTACTGAATCTGAAAATCGATTTAACCGTGTTTTTCAACAATTTGTCAATGTTTTCTGCCAGCTTGAACATCCATTAGTCATGTTTTTAGATGACTTACAATGGGCAGATTCTGCATCTTTGAAATTAATTAGCTTGTTGATGACAGATGATAGTAGCCGATATTTATTCTTCATTGGTGCCTACCGAGATAACGAAGTCAACCCTACTCACCGATTAATACAAACGCTACAAAAGATCCGCCAAACAGATACTGTGGTGCATAATATCACCGTAAAACCTCTGTTACTCACCCATGTCCAACAATTAGTAGCAGATACACTATCTGGTGCGACTACTACTAACAAATTTGAGTTATTAGCCGAGTTAGTATTCAATAAAACTCAAGGTAATCCCTTTTTCTTAACTCAGTTACTGAAAAGCTTATATAGCGAAAATCTGCTAGTTTATCAGGTAGCTATCAATAACTGGCATTGGGACATTGAACAAATTCAAGCTGTTGGTATTACTGACTACAATATTGTTGAATTAATTGCGAGAAATATCCGCAAATTGCCACCAGCAACACAGGAAGTTTTACAGTTAGCAGCCTGTATTGGCAACCAATTTAACCTAGAAGTTTTAGCAACTGTAAATGAAAGCTCAGAGATGATCGCAGCTAATCATTTGTGGAGTGCTTTGCAAGCTGGTCTAATTTTGCCTTTATCTTCAAATTACAAAATTCCTCTCGCATTTACCGAGACAGAATCAGATAGTTTGCTAGCTAATAATCTCAAAATTAACTATAAATTTTTACATGACCGGGTGCAACAAGCAGCTTACTCTCTAATTCCCGAACAAGATAGAAAAACTACTCATTTAAAAATTGGTCAACTTTTACTAAAAAATAGTACACCAGCAAGCCAAAAAGATAATATCTTTGCCTTAGTTAACCAACTGAACTTTGGAATTGACTTACTAACAACGCAAAGCCAAAAGCATGAATTAGCCCAATTAAATCTAATAGCTGGTCAAAAGGCTAAAGCCGCTACAGCTTACGAAGCTGCTGTTAAATACTTGAATATTAGTCTGCAACTAATACATCCTCATGGTTGGGAAAATCAATGTACATGGATTTTACAATTATATATAGAGACAGCAGAAGCAGAATATCTCAATACTAATTTAGAACAAGCATTATTTTTATGTAATTTAGCTATCAAAGAAGTTAATAATCTCTTAGATAGTTTGAAATTTTACCAAGTAAAACTTAAAATTTATTTAGCTAAAAGTGAGATTAATACCGTTTTAGAGCTTGGGCAAAATATTTTAGCAATGCTAGGGATTTATCTAGTGGAATCTCCGCCAGAAAACCTTAATATTGAGCATTTGGCCAGCCTATCACCCATGAATAATCCCTACAAACTAGCAGCAATGGAGATTTTAATTCTTCTATTTGCTCCTGCTTGTTTTGCGGAAAGTCCGATAGCATTACCAATCCTGTATACAATGGTTGAGCTTTCTCGTCAATATGGAAATTGCCTACCATCGATTCCTGCTTATGCAATTTACGGTTCACTTGTAGCTTGGTTAATACCAAATATTAATTTGGCTGATCAAATGGCTCAGTTAGCTTTAAAAATATCAGAGCAATTAAATGCTAAACAATTTAAATATCAAGCCTTTCTTACGATTAATATTTGTATCCTTTTCAAAAAAAATCATATTAAAACAACTATAGATAATTTATATGAAATAATTGCAAGTGGGCTAGAGGTTGGCGATATTGAGTTTGCTTGTCATGCAGCAAACTTTTACTGTTCTCATAACTTCTTTGTAGGGAACCATTTAGAATTCGTTGCTAAAATCCAGACAGATTATATTAATTTTATCAATAAACTTGAACAACAACATCCACTTTATCTCACTAAAATATGCGCTCAGGCAGTAGATAATTTACTCAATCAATCTCTAGTTAAAACTCAATTAATTGGTGAAATTATCAACGAAGAAGAAGTTTTGCCTTATTTGATGTCAATTAAAAACTTGATGTCGTTATTTGATGTTTATTTTTATAAATTATTTCTTTGCTATCTTTTTGAAGACTATAAAAATTCTATAGAATATGCCAGAATTGCGGCAGATTATGCTCGTTATGTCCAAAGCAATGTTAGTTTTACGTTGCATAACTGGTTTTATTCTCTAGCATTGTTGGCTGAATATAGTAATAATTTAGCATCCAAAATTAAACAAGAGAATGAATTACAAGATTACTGGCGGCAAGTAGATAAAAATCAACAAATCATGCAATACTGGGCTGAACATGCTCCCATGAATTATCAACATAAATATGAATTAGTGGAGGCAGAAAAGGCAAGAGTATTGGGACAAACACAGGCTGCTATGGAACTATATGATTGTGCTATAGCTGGCGCTAAAGAAAATAGTTATATCCAAGATGAAGCACTAGCTTATGAATTGGCTGCAAAGTTTTACTTAGCTTTGGGACGGCGTGAAATTGCACAAACTTATATGACCAAAGCACACTATGCTTATATTTGCTGGGGAGCAATTGCCAAAGTCAAAGATTTAGAATCTAAATATCCGCAGCTAATTTTAGTATCAAAAAAAGATGCAAGATTAGATAAAAAAAATATTGCTCATGTTTCTACCACCAGCAGTAATTCAGAAGTATTAGATGCGACAACAATTATTAAAGCTTCTCAAACTCTTGCTAGTGAAATTATTTTAGATAATTTACTCAAAAAATTAATGACTATTGTCATTGAGAATGCTGGCGCTCAAACGGGGTTTTTAATTTTAAAGCAACAAGAACAGCTATGTATTGTGGCCCATGGTACTGTAGATAATTCAGTAGTAGTGTGCCAATCAGTCTTATCTGAAACCAGCCAACAGCTACCTAATTTTTTAATTAATTATGTAGTCAGAACGAGAGAAGATGTAATTTTAATTGATGCTACTCAAGAGGGGAGATTTACTCAAGATGCTTATGTGATTGCCAAGCAACCTAAATCTATATTATGTACCCCCATTATTCACCAAGGTGAGCTTTTTGGGCTACTTTACTTAGAAAATAATCTTGCTGTTGGTGCTTTCACATCAGAGAGATTAGAAGTTTTGAAAATTTTAGCTTCTCAAGCAGCAATTTCCATTAAGAATGCTCAACTTTATCAAAATTTGACGCAAGAAATCAAAGAACGCCAACAAGCAGAAGAAGCATTACGTGAAAGTGAGAAAAAGTTAACGCAACTGTTGGAAGCTGTACCCATTGGTATATTTGTTATAGATAACCAAGGAAAACCCTACTATGCTAATCAAACTGCACAAAAAATTTTAGGTAAGGGAATTGTTGGTAATTCTAAAACTAATCAATTAGCCCACATATATCAAGCTTACGTACAGGGAACAGAAAAGCTTTACCCTACCGAAAAGCAACCCATTGTCAGAGCTTTAAACGGTGAAAGTATGATTATTGATGATATGGAATTGCATCTAGGGAATAAAATTATTCCTTTGGAAGTGTTAGCAACACCCATTTTCGATCATAAAGGTCAAATTATTTATGCGATCGCAGCTTTTCAAGATATCACCCAACGTAAGCAAGCAGAAGCAGAGCGAACTCAGTTTACCCAAGAACTTGCTCTCAAAAATACAGCTTTGCAGCAAGCAACAGCGCAATTAGCTGAGTCTAACCGCAATTTAGAAACAAAAGTTCAAGAGCGAACTAAGGAGTTAAGCCAAACTTTAGAAATTCTCAAAGCCACGCAAGCTGAATTAGTGATTGAAAATGCTTTATTAAGAAGTGCAGAACAAACTTTCACTTATGAATATCAGGTAGGGGGAAGTTTACCAATAGATGCACCTACTTATGTAGTACGCCAGGCAGATAGATATCTTTATAAAGCATTGAAGCAAGGAGAGTATTGTTACATATTTAATGCTCGACAAATGGGCAAGTCTAGCTTGCGAGTACAAATCGTGAAAAGGCTACAATCCGAAGGCTTCGCCTGTGCTGCTATTGATATTTCCGAAATTGGCAATCGGCAGCTAACTATGGAACAATGGTATGCAGGTTTCATTTATATATTAGCCAATAGTTTAAATCTGCTCGATCAAGTTAATATTCGTACTTGGTGGCGCGAGTATGACTTTTTATCGCCTGTGCAACGTTTTAGTAACTTTATAGATGAAATAGTTTTAGAAAATCTTCCGCAAAATAATATTGTAATTTTTATCGATGAGATTGATAGCGTTAGCAATCTTAACTTTGAAATAGATGACTTTTTTGTCCTCCTCCGCAATTTTTATAACAAACGCGCTGACTTCCCCAAATATAAACGGCTCACTTTTGTTTTTTTGGGAGTAGCAAATCCCTCGCAATTAATTCAAGATAAAAAACGCACACCTTTTAATATTGGTCAAGCTATCCAATTGAATGGCTTTCAATTGCACGAAGCCCAACCATTATTACAAGGATTAGCTGAAAGAGTCGGTAATGCTCAGAATGTCCTAAAGGAAGTATTAGCCTGGACTGGTGGACAACCTTTCCTCACCCAAAAACTGTGTAAACTCATTCGTAATTCCTCCGCAAGCATTCCTCAAGGTAGTGAAGCCGATTGCATAGACAACTTAGTGCAAACACAGGTAATAGAAAATTGGGAAGCTCAAGACGAACCTGAGCATTTAAAAACTATACGCGATCGCCTCCTGAATCTGGAATCTGATATTGTTCCGATATTAAAGCTATATCAGGCAATTTTGCATCAACAAGAGGTAACTGCGGTTGATAGCCCAGAAGAAAAGGAATTACTGTTGTCAGGTTTGGTAGTCAAGCAGCAGGGTAAATTAAGAGTCCATAACCGGATTTACGAATTTGTATTTGATGGCGATTGGATTGAGCAGCTGCTTTACAAATATCAGTAGACCGAACGATCAAATCATTCTTATACAGATTTATTTCTACTCAAAGACCTATTGACAAAATTCGCTCGCTTTTAACTTGTGACCGAAGTACAAGCTCTGTCTCAATACTTGTCGGTTAAGGGGAAAAGGGGAAGGGTAAAAGGGGCAAGAAAAAACCTTTAACCCTTACCCTTTCACCTTTTCCCCAAACCAAATTCCGAGTTGAAAATCCTTAACCGAGCAGTATTGAGCTCTATCTCAGTTTCCCCCTTGCTAAAAACTCCCCTGCCTCTTTTGACAACTGGCTGTTTTGAGTTTTTTTGAATACTAAATTAATCAGAAGATAAAGCCTATGATCAGGCTTTAAGGAAGATAAGCAGCAAAATTCATTGAAAGCGGCGGGAAACTCCATCCCCTTGTGGGTGGAGAGGGACAGCCGCCCCGCTGCTTGGGGCATTGGGCATTGGTAATTTCTTCGCCATGCCCCATGCCCGATTCCCCATGCCCAAAAACTCCATCCCCTTGTGGGTGGAGTTTTTCATATTAGGTTAAATTTCCGAAATTACTACTGGCTATGGTTTTGAGAGATAAATAACAAAAAAATATTAAGTTCTTTCTTAAAAGCCTAAACTGCGATTGTGATTCAAAAGCGAAAAAGGCAAATTAGATTTACGTTCCCAAAACACCAGTGGGTACTGCACAAAAAACTGATTAAATTACACAAAATAAACAGCAAAGGAGACTGTTAAATGCCGAATTTCACTATTCGCTTGCATAAACCGCAAAAGTCCAAGGTGTAACTTCTCAGAGAGTTAAATGAGTTACTTCAATTAACTAGCATAAGTACTATGTTTTTGGCAAAACAAAAACTGCAGCACATTAACAGCATTAGTTCTAACTATTATCTGCCCCATCTATTCAGGAGATTTATATGGCTAACAATATCAATGATGCTCTAACTGGTTACGATATGGTCTGGGCAATCACGCAGGACACCCTTCAGTCACAATTAACGTGGTTATTTTCG contains the following coding sequences:
- a CDS encoding AAA family ATPase, encoding MITIPGYEIFEKIHESTETVVYRGNKQQKQQPVIIKLLNSDYPTLEEITHLRHEYKVLKDITSERVVKAYNLENYHHSLALILEDFGGQSLSQVILSSQLNICECLQIAIALAETLIDLEQVAIIHKDIKPSNIIINVATGQVKLTDFGLSSRLFLEKPSISNPNLLEGTLAYMAPEQTGRMNRSIDYRSDFYSLGVTLYEMLTGKLPFTTQDPLELVHCHIAKQPIPPHVHKQIPQAVSDIVMKLLAKNAEERYQSAEGLKFDLETCLQQLQTTGEIENLILGQRDRGSQLLIPQKLYGREQEVAMLMDAFSRASQGATEMMLVSGYSGIGKTSIVNEVHKPIVAARGYFITGKFDQFKRDIPYAALIQAFQELIRQLLTENEQQIAIWKHKLLVALGSNGKVLIDVIPEVELIIGSQPDVPQLGGTESENRFNRVFQQFVNVFCQLEHPLVMFLDDLQWADSASLKLISLLMTDDSSRYLFFIGAYRDNEVNPTHRLIQTLQKIRQTDTVVHNITVKPLLLTHVQQLVADTLSGATTTNKFELLAELVFNKTQGNPFFLTQLLKSLYSENLLVYQVAINNWHWDIEQIQAVGITDYNIVELIARNIRKLPPATQEVLQLAACIGNQFNLEVLATVNESSEMIAANHLWSALQAGLILPLSSNYKIPLAFTETESDSLLANNLKINYKFLHDRVQQAAYSLIPEQDRKTTHLKIGQLLLKNSTPASQKDNIFALVNQLNFGIDLLTTQSQKHELAQLNLIAGQKAKAATAYEAAVKYLNISLQLIHPHGWENQCTWILQLYIETAEAEYLNTNLEQALFLCNLAIKEVNNLLDSLKFYQVKLKIYLAKSEINTVLELGQNILAMLGIYLVESPPENLNIEHLASLSPMNNPYKLAAMEILILLFAPACFAESPIALPILYTMVELSRQYGNCLPSIPAYAIYGSLVAWLIPNINLADQMAQLALKISEQLNAKQFKYQAFLTINICILFKKNHIKTTIDNLYEIIASGLEVGDIEFACHAANFYCSHNFFVGNHLEFVAKIQTDYINFINKLEQQHPLYLTKICAQAVDNLLNQSLVKTQLIGEIINEEEVLPYLMSIKNLMSLFDVYFYKLFLCYLFEDYKNSIEYARIAADYARYVQSNVSFTLHNWFYSLALLAEYSNNLASKIKQENELQDYWRQVDKNQQIMQYWAEHAPMNYQHKYELVEAEKARVLGQTQAAMELYDCAIAGAKENSYIQDEALAYELAAKFYLALGRREIAQTYMTKAHYAYICWGAIAKVKDLESKYPQLILVSKKDARLDKKNIAHVSTTSSNSEVLDATTIIKASQTLASEIILDNLLKKLMTIVIENAGAQTGFLILKQQEQLCIVAHGTVDNSVVVCQSVLSETSQQLPNFLINYVVRTREDVILIDATQEGRFTQDAYVIAKQPKSILCTPIIHQGELFGLLYLENNLAVGAFTSERLEVLKILASQAAISIKNAQLYQNLTQEIKERQQAEEALRESEKKLTQLLEAVPIGIFVIDNQGKPYYANQTAQKILGKGIVGNSKTNQLAHIYQAYVQGTEKLYPTEKQPIVRALNGESMIIDDMELHLGNKIIPLEVLATPIFDHKGQIIYAIAAFQDITQRKQAEAERTQFTQELALKNTALQQATAQLAESNRNLETKVQERTKELSQTLEILKATQAELVIENALLRSAEQTFTYEYQVGGSLPIDAPTYVVRQADRYLYKALKQGEYCYIFNARQMGKSSLRVQIVKRLQSEGFACAAIDISEIGNRQLTMEQWYAGFIYILANSLNLLDQVNIRTWWREYDFLSPVQRFSNFIDEIVLENLPQNNIVIFIDEIDSVSNLNFEIDDFFVLLRNFYNKRADFPKYKRLTFVFLGVANPSQLIQDKKRTPFNIGQAIQLNGFQLHEAQPLLQGLAERVGNAQNVLKEVLAWTGGQPFLTQKLCKLIRNSSASIPQGSEADCIDNLVQTQVIENWEAQDEPEHLKTIRDRLLNLESDIVPILKLYQAILHQQEVTAVDSPEEKELLLSGLVVKQQGKLRVHNRIYEFVFDGDWIEQLLYKYQ